AATCGGAAATGACAATACGATATGTCTCGCATCCGAAGCTGGTCAACTGGAACTGAATGCCATGGAACCCGTACTTGTTTTCAACTTACTACAATCCATTAACATTATGAATAATGGGTTCCAGGTATTTACGGATTATTGTGTTTCAGGAATCAAGGCCAACGAAACACAAATGAAAGACTATGTCGAAAATAGTGTAGGCGTTATTACAGCCATTAATCCACATATCGGGTATGAAGTAGCTGCAAAAATAGCACGTGAAGCGATTGTAGATAATAAATCGATCCGTGAACTTTGTAAACAATACGGGATTTTATCCGATGATGAACTAAACTTAATTTTAGATCCTTATGATATGACCAATCCAGGGATTTCCGGAGGATTATTAATTAAATAAAGAAAGTTTGAACGACAATAGCGAACTGCTTTATACAAAGTGAGCGCTATAGGATTACCGTTTTTCCAAGGGAAATGCGAGTTCCTATCAGTAAATTCACAACAGAATTAGTCGTCAAATCATTTCTGCTGTAGCAATGATAATAACGTGGATGGCTTGGAACAGATCCCTCCCTGAAAAAAAGATATCAAGGTGCCAGCTGAACGTATTTCAAAAAAGAAATTAGGTATACTATGCGTCATTTATCAGATTCTGCATTAATCGAAGCCTACCAACTTGCAAGAAAATTATTATTGGATATAGATTTTATTACACTGCTTGAAATAGAAATCAAACGTCGCAGTTTATAGAAAAAACCGCGACGTTTTTTTCTTTTCTTGACTCCGAATGCGGAACATTGAATATATATATCCTACTGTTATCGTACCACATTTACTATAAAACCCCTTTTTAATGATGAAAAAGCGCCACTAATTGCGATGCTGATTGTTGTTCTAATTCGATGTTATTTCGCTTGTTATTACAACTTTTGTACCATTGAACTGAACGGGTTACACAAACGCGTGTATGTTCCTTTTCTTACCCAATTACTTTTGCAGCCCTTCTTATTTTGTAAAAGTACGATTCGGATGACTTGCGACCAATTTCAGTAATTCATATTCTTTCGGTGTTAAAAGTATTTCTTCTTCGTTCCGCATGACAACTTCCTTATCCCAATCTACTGTTAACCCATGTATATAGGAAACTTTGAGGGGCGCTTATATTTCGCCTCGATATCGTCGCCAACGTCTTAGTTATGAAGTTACACGGGCCTTTAGTTCAGCTAGACTAAACGTTTTCGCCAAATAATCATCTGCTCCCCGATCCAGCCCCTCTACTTTATCTGCGTCTTCCTTTCGCGCACTAATCATAATGATTGGCATATCACTTACGAGCCGCACATTTCGACAAATTGCAATTCCATCCATTTCCGGCAGCATCCAATCCACAAGAAGCAAATCATACTGTCCTTTTTGAAATACGAATGAAGTACTAGTCACCTCAATAATTCCAACATAAAACTTATATAATGAAAAAAGCTACCCACGAATTTAGCATGGGTAGCGTTTTCTTATATTTTATAAACAATGCATTGCGTCTTTCGCTTGATCCCAAGGAACAGAATAACCTTTTCCTTTCGCACAGAAAATCGATGTGGAAGTATATTCAGGATCAGCATTTTTATCATAGCCAATCATATCAATGACTTCGTCAGCATTGTGACAGACATCATAACCGCTATACTTCAAACTAAGCGCCCCTTTTCCATTCGTAATAGACGCAAAAGTTTGGCTGTAGTCCATGAATGTAGCAACTGGGACTTTCCCGGTAATCATTGTATGGTTACCAATTGTTTCTGGCGGCTGAAAAGTTCCGTGTGCTTGTTGAATATCAGATAGAATACGCCCCATCATATCGAGTTCAACTTTTATTTTAAAGTCATAATAAGGCTCCAGCAAAATATTCTGTGCTTGTTCCAACCCTTGTCGAAGCGCACGATATGTTGCTTCTCGGAAATCACCGCCAGACGTATGTTCATTATGTGCTCTTCCTGTAAGCAATGTAATCTTCACGTCTGTTAAGCCAGAACCTGTTAATAAACCATTATGCTCTCTTTCAAATATATGTTGACGGATCAAATTTTGATAACCTACAGATAAGTGATCGGCATGGCAATTGTTTTCAAAAGAGATTCCGCTATTTCGTTCTGCAGGCTCTATTTTCAAATGAACTTCCGCATAATGTCGTAACGGTTCAAAATGTCCATAACCAATGACAGTTGTCTCGACTGTTTCTTTATAAAGGATTTTTGGCGTACCAAAATGAACTTCCATGCCAAAACGTTCTTGCACGACCTGTTTCAGTACTTCCAGCTGAATGGCTCCCATCACGTGGACATGGATTTCCTCGAAATGTTCATTCCAAATCACATGTAATGAAGGGTCTTCGGCATCTAGCATATGGAAGCATTTCAATACTTCTTTTACATGAATCGAAGCATCATACTCGACAGTGGATGTTAAAGTCGGCACTAATTCAAAAGTTGTGTTTGCTTCCAATGCACCTATCGAATCGCCAATAGTCGTATTTGTTAAGCCTGTCACAGCGAACAAGGTTCCTGCATGAGCCTTATCAACCGCTTGATACTTACTCCCGTTATACAGTCGGATTTGTGTGATTTTATCCGCATGCTCACCGTACTTCACTTCATCCCGCACGCGAAGGATACCACTTAAAGATTTAAGAAAGGTTACACGATTCCCGCTCTCGTCATGGCGAATTTTATATACTTTTGCGGCGAATTCCCCTTCATCAGAGTAAGTTGTTTCTGTTAAAGTATCTAACAGAGCTAAAAATTCAACAATACTAATATCTTTTAATGCGGAACCACTTGTGCAAACGAAAATTTGGTTTTCTGTAATCATTGTTTTTAACGTTTCTAACCATAATGCTGCATCATAACCAACTTCCAAATAGTGGTCGAGAAGTGCTTCATTGCGCTCCGCAATAAATTCAACTAACCCCTCTTGCATCACGCCTTCTTCAAATGCACTTGTGAAATCGTACACATCCGCCGTTAAATTCACCTGAATATCCTGTATGACATTTTCAACATTTGCGCCTTCCCTGTCTATTTTATTGATAAAGAAAAATGTCGGAATACGATGTTTACGTAGTAATTGCCACACCGTTTCGGTATGTCCTTCCACACCGTCAACCGCACTAATGATTACAATCGCGTAGTCCATCACTTGAATGGCTCGTTCCATTTCGGGTGAAAAATCGACGTGTCCAGGGGTGTCAATCAGGGTATACATTGAATCGCCGTATGTAAACATAGCTTGGTCTGCAAATACAGTAATGCCACGACTTTTTTCGATATCATGTGTATCTAAAAACGTATCTTGATGGTCAACACGGCCTCTTTGCCGAATACTATTTGTATGATAAAGTAGCTGCTCAGAAAAAGTTGTTTTTCCGGCATCTACATGCGCTAATACGCCTATTGTTTTATACATTAAATCCCTCATTTTACTTCAAATGTTTTTCTTTAGTATAGCATTTGTTCGCTTAGGCAAAATAAATGCTATACTGGAACGAATTGAAAGTTTGGAGGTAATACTTATGAAATATTCAGTTCAAAAAATGGAACAGCTAATGAAAATTAGCCCAAAATTAGAAAGTCGCATGAAAAAGATCATGAAAGAACATGATTTAGAAAGAGAGTATGCGCTGAAAGCCCTCTACCATGCAGAAATTAAAGACGGCGGACGTCACCAAAGAGATTACCAAGAACTTTAAACTTCCAATGAAACCGGCATAAAGTGATAGTTGTTCTGAACAATCACTTCATCAAACTTAATTGGTACACGTTCTTGAAAGATTGGTCCATCTACAACGACCGTATGGAACTCACCGGATTCACCACATGAGTCGATGCCAAGCGCTTCCAGTTCATCCATTAGTTCAATCGTAAATTTTCTACCAATGAATTGAGCTGGCACTCGTTTCGCATCGATAACAATGACATAAGCTTCAAACCCCACAGCTATGAATTCTTCTAATAGTTTTCGTGGCGGCTCCATCCACAATGGATGAATCGCCGTCATCCCCACTTTTTCACAACTTTTACGAACCCATTCTAAATGGTCTTCTAGATCGATATCACCAAAGACTCCATAAGATATTCCTGCTTCCACGCAAGATCTCATTGCACTTAAAAATTGTTCTTCATAACCTGCCCAATCCGCTCCACTTATCATTAATGGAACACCGAGTTGTTCTGCTTGTGCCTGGACTACTTCAATTGGCAATGCATGTGATTTCGACCTTTTCTTATCTTCTTCAAACATTGTCCATAGCTTTTTTGGGACTGCTCCCGTCTTAAACGCGCGATAATAAGCCATCGCCGAATCTTTTCCCCCACTCCATGAAGCAACAAACGGTTTATTAATCAACGTCATCGATGACTCCCCCTGTCATTATAAATAAGGCGTCCCTTCAGTAAACGGGGACGCCTTTTTCATGATTTTCTTATGAATTTCCAATCATTTTAGATGGATCAACGTATTCGTCAAACTGCTCTTCTGTTAATAATCCTGTTGCAAGTGCAGCTTCTTTTAATGTTGTACCATTTTCATGTGCTGTTTTTGCGATTTTCGCCGCATTCTCATAACCGATATGTGGATTTAATGCTGTCACAAGCATTAATGAATTTTTCAGTAGTCCGTCGATTGTTTCGCGGTTCGGCTCAATGCCGATTGCACAGTTATCATTAAAGCTAATGATAGAGTCGCTTAGTAATTGAACTGACTGTAAGAAGTTATAAATAATAACCGGTTTAAATACGTTTAGCTCGAAGTTTCCTTGGCTCGCCGCAAATCCAATCGCTGCATCGTTCCCCATCACTTGTGCAACAACCATTGTAATTGCTTCACTTTGCGTCGGGTTTACTTTTCCTGGCATAATTGAACTGCCTGGCTCATTTTCTGGGATTGTAATTTCACCAATACCCGAACGTGGACCACTTGCTAACCAGCGAACGTCATTCGCGATTTTCATAATGTCCGCCGCTAGTGCTTTAACTGCACCGTGCACGTAGACAACTTCATCATAACTAGTTAATGAATGGAATTTATTTGACGCTGAAGTAAATTCAATTCCTACCGCTTTACTAATTTCAGCAGCGACTTTATCGCCAAATCCTGCTGGTGCGTTTAAGCCGGTCCCAACAGCCGTCCCACCGATTGCAAGTTCTTTCATGGATTCGACGCTGTCCGCGATCATTTTCTCCGTCTTTTCAAGCATACGGTGCCAGCCGCTAATTTCTTGTCCTAATGTGATTGGCGTTGCATCTTGCAAATGCGTACGACCAATTTTAATAATGTCGTTAAATGCTGCAGATTTTTCCGCAAATGTTGTTTTTAATTTATCAATGGCCGGTAGTAATTGATCTTGTACAGCAAGTACACCTGCTACGTGAAGTGCTGTCGGGAATGTATCGTTTGAACTTTGAGATTTGTTAATGTCATCATTTGGGTGTAGACGTTCTTCTTCGCCCCATTCTTCTAAAAGTTCATTCCCACGATGTGCAAGGACTTCGTTCATGTTCATATTTGACTGCGTACCGCTTCCAGTTTGCCATACGACAAGTGGGAAGTGGTCATCAAGTTTGCCTTCAATGACTTCCTCAGCCGCTGCGGAAATCGCTTTCATTTTTGCTTCTGAGATGTTGCCAAAAGAATGACTCGCAATTGCAGCTGATTTTTTCAAATGGGCAAAAGCACGTACAACACCCAATGGCATTTTCTCTGTGCCAATTTTAAAGTTTTGTTTACTTCTTTGCGTTTGTGCACCCCAATGTTTGTCAGCTGGAACTTTGATTTCACCAAAAGTATCATGCTCAATACGATAATCCATCTTTACTCCGCCTTCCATCTATGTAATATTCAATATCTTCTCTATTATACCATGCAATTCTATTGTTGCTAGATGAAAGAGAAACGCTTTCACTAGTTGCTAGGTTGAAGAAAAGTACTTTCATTGATTTCACTCTTGCAGTTAACGGTTAAACTGCTAAATAAAAAACAACTGCAAAATGTATGCAGTTGTTTTTTCATTAAAGTTCTTGTCTAAGCGCCTGAATGACGTCAATTTTAGTCGCCTTACGAGCAGGACGCCAACCTGACAATACCGCAACACCAATACTAATGGCAGAAGCGATGAGAATTAATTGCCAAGGAATCACTGAAAACGTTATATTTAAACCTTCTAAATCTTCTTCCCCAAGCGCTGACATGACGATGATTGGCAATAAATAATTCGCAATCATGCTTACCCCATAAGAAAGAATGATCGCGATGACCGTTCCCAAAACACCAATCCAAGCACTTTCCATAATGAATAAGCGTTGAATAAGCTTTGGCTTTGCCCCGATCGCCTTCATGACACCGATTTCACGTGTACGTTCTGTCACCGCCATCGTCATCGTATTGAATATACCAATCGAGGCAATTAAAATCGCAATCGTTCCAACGAAAATAAGTCCGGCTTTTAGTGCTAAGAAAAACACATCCATTTGATCTAATTCATCTGAAATTGAATACACGTAAAAGCCTTCATCCCGAATTGAAGTCGACACTTGACTCACGTTCTCTAGTTTATCTGCGTATACAAAGACATTTTGATAAAAAAGATCTGTTGTATTCGTTTGTTCCGTATTTGCAGTGTAGATTTTCTCCAACTCTGGAATTACAGAGTCATCCGCAAACACACGTCGGTCGTATTCCCATTCTTTTGTCGGATTCTTTCCAACTCCGACAATGGTAAATTCAATTTCTTCTTCGGCAAATTCACCGTCAGCATTTTCAATGGCATACGAAAACTGTTCACCAATTAACTTTCCAGTATATGTTAGGATTTCTTCACCATCCGCTACTTCAACATCTTCATATAAAGATTGACCAAAATGACTCCCTACGACAACTTCATTCCACTTTTCTGGAAGTCGTCCTTCTTGTAGTTCGAAACCAACTTTTGCTTCTTCTGCAAAGTCAGAAACAACGAGATCATGATACCCTGCAAACGAGCCCATCTTTGTCATTTGATTCGTTCCCAAACGTTGTTGATTTAAAACAGTTTTCACATGAGCTAATTGTGTAAACTGCTCCACTTTATCCGACGGAGCGCCCGATGTTTCTCCTTCGTATACTTGAATCTCAGTAACGAGACGATTCGATAACATTTCGTCTCGCAGCGTTTCATGAAGACCAAAACCGACTGAAGCCAAGACGATTAAGAACGCCGTACCCATCGTTGCAGCGAGAACCGTCATAAAAACACGCATTTTATTTTTCAAAATATGTTGCCGAACAAAATCGACTTGGTCTTTAAATTGCACGTTCAGCACTCCCTTCCATTAACTGCCCATCATGCATCGAATACACCCGATGCGCGGTTTGAGCGACTTCTTCATCATGCGTAATCATGACAAATGTGATGCCGCGCGTCTTATTAAGCGATTGAATCAACAGCAATACGTCTTGCTCCGTTTCTGAATCCAAACTGCCGGTCGGTTCGTCAGCAAAAATGATGGGTGGGTCTGTAATCAGCGCCCTTGCGATACTCACCCGCTGTTGCTGCCCACCCGATAATTCGTTTGGGTAATGGTCAGCTACATGGGATAACCCAACTTCGTTCATAAGCTTTTCAACTTTCCTCTTTCGTTCTTCTGCATGTATTCCTTGCAGCTTTAAAGGCAGTTCAATATTTTCAAAGGCATTTAAGCCAGGCATCAATTGAAAGTTCTGGAAAATAAACCCGTAGTTTTCAAGTCTGAACGCCGCGCTTTCCGCTTCTTTAAATGTAGATGTTTCGATTCCATTGACAAGAATCTTTCCTCTTTCTGGCACCATAAAGCCAGCTAAAATATGAAGAAAGGTCGACTTACCGGACCCACTCTTCCCAACAATCGAAACCATTTCTCCTTTATATACTTCGAAATCTATATCTTTTAATACCGGGATATTTTTCTCTTTACCTTTTTTACCGATTTTAAAAGAATGACTTAAATTCATTACTCGAATCATTCTCTGTTCCCCTCCGTTTTTATTGCTAAACCAATTATAAAACTCACTTCTTAAGGGAGAGCTAGGATAATTATGAAGGATTTCTTAAGATTTTATTGTGATTGATGGCAATCTACCGGGATTTCACCCCAATCACGAAGGATATTCGCTGAAATGAAGTTGTCCGCTCTTTCAATTGGAAACCCCGCCCTATTATTAAAGATATCCTCCCTATCAACTGGGATGTCCGTACAATTACATAGAATGTCCCCCAAACACAAAAATGTCAGTCTAGATAAAAAAGAACCTAGCACACTCGCAATAAGTGGCTAGGTTCTTTATGATTATGCTTCTTCTGTTTGACTATCTGCATCATTGGACGGCTGCTTAGAAGCTTTCACTTCATGCGTTAGCGCGTCGATGCTCGGACGAATATTATGCTTTCCTGCATAGTTTTCCAACATTTCCTTCACGTCAATTCCGGATGTTTCTTTTAACGTTTCTTGTAGCGTTGACATTAAATCTGTTGCGTATGACGTGACTTTATTGGCACCGCCGCCTTCGCCACCACCAGTATCGACCACAGTAATTTTATCGATATTGGCTAGTGGGCTTGCAACCTCTTTCGCGTAATCAGGGATCATGCGAATCACCATATCAAGCATAGCAGCCTGGCCGTAGTGTTCGAATGCTTCCGCAATTTTACGCTTCGCTTCAGCTTCTGCAAGACCTTTCAAACGAATAATATCCGCTTCGGATTCACCTTGCGCACGTAAAGAGTCCGCATTCGCTTGCCCGTCAAGACGAACCTTTTCAGCTTCCGCCGCAGCTCGTGCTTCGATGCGGTACTTCTCTGCATCCGCCTCTGCTAGTTGTCTAGATTTTTCAGCAGCTGCATTTTGTTCAATCGCGTAACGATCCGCATCTGCCTTCTTCTTCACTTCAGAGTCGTATTGTCTTTCACGACGTAAAATTTCTTTTTCTTCAAGTTCAATTTGCTTTTGACGTTCGATAATTTGAATTTGCATCTCTTGTTCCATAACTTCTTGTTTGGAACGAGCCGCTTGCAATTCATACGCCTGGTCGGCTTGGGCTTTTGCACGGTCTTGCTCTAAGCGATACTCAGCAACTTTTAACTGATTTTCTTTTTCCGCTTCGGCAATCTCAGTTGCACGCTCAAGTTCAGCCTTTTGCGCTTCTTTTGATGCTTCCGCATTTTTTATACGCGTTTCTTTTTCGGCTTCAACCGTTGCGATATCCGCATCACGTCTTACTTGTGCGATTCGTGGTTTACCGAGCGACTCTAAATACCCGTTATTATCGCGCACGTCTTTAATCGTAAACGAAACGATGACAAGACCCATTTTAGATAGATCTTCCGATGCGACACGTTGTACTTCTTGTGAGAATAAATCACGGTTTTTATAAATTTCTTCAACTGTCATCGATCCTAAAATTGAACGCAAATGACCTTCTAGCACTTCTTTCGCTTCATTTTCACGATCTTCTTTTGATTTTCCTAAAAACTGTTCAGCAGCAGTAGCGATTTCGGTAATAGACCCACCGATTTTAATAATCGCTGTTCCGTCTGCCATGACCGGAACACCTTGCTCCGTATACACTTCCGGAGTGGTTACTTCTAATTTACTTGATAATAAACTTAACGGCTCGGCTTGTTGAAATACCGGAAATACGAACGTACCGCCACCCCGGATAATTTTAATTCGGTTTCCGGAATCATCCGTATGTACGTTTTTTGTACCGAGATAACTTCCCGTTACAATGAGCGCCTCATCTGGACCAACCGTACGATACTTCGTAATATAAACGAGAATGACCGCTAGTAAAATAAAAACAACGATTCCCACAACAACAAAAATACTTGGCATACCATTTCCCCCTTTTTTCACTCATGATTTGCGAAGCGAAAAGGCTCATATTCCTTCACAATAAATGCACCATTTTTCACTTCGATAATTAACACTTCTTTTCCATAGTCAATTGCGGTATTTTCATACCCAGTGGCACGTTTAGAAATTCGACCATTGATTGTTTCAATCACAATTTCACCGTACCCATCAACTGGAATTGGTACAATTACACGACCAACTTGCCCCATCAGTGACTCATCCGTATAAGCGAGCGAAACTTCCGCAGAAGCAAGTGGTAGTAAGACAAAGAAATATAGAAGGATATCTAGGACAATAGCGATTGCAATTGCAACTGCCAAAACAACACCACTATGCCATTCCACAAGTAATTCTAAAATATATCCCGCCGCCGACGTGAATGTTATGAATGATAAGATTACAGCCGGGTCAAGAAACGGACTGACTTCGCCTATCCCCTCTGCAACGTCACTGAAGAATACATATAAAATTGTGATAAGACCAGAAATAATCAGCACGTATAAATAAACTTGAACAACCGGGAGCCCGAACAACTCCATAGGATCGCCTCCTTCGCCTTCAATTTCTTCATCACCTATCTATACGTAACGCCTCCTTAAAAGTTTCAGACAAAATGTTTTTTCTGAAAATTAATCAATCAAACAGTTCAAACCAGTTAATCTTTGAATTAATTTTGAAAATTTACTTGCATTAAGCTTAATTACCTGTTATGATGAAGAAGAATTATTTTTGTTCGACAGCAGAATGGTCACAGCAAAGCTTGACCTCTTCAAGACTTGAGCAAGGATAGTAACACAATGTGTGCAAAGTGCACACAAGGAGGAAACAAAGATGGAACAAGGTAAAGTAAAATGGTTTAACGCAGAAAAAGGATTTGGATTTATCGAGCGTGAAGACGGCGACGACGTATTCGTACACTTCTCAGCTATCCAAGGTGAAGGTTTCAAAACTCTTGAAGAAGGCCAAGACGTAACATTCGAAATCGAACAAGGCGACCGTGGACTTCAAGCTTCAAACGTTGAAAAAAACTAATTTGAACTAACCATTCAAAGCCATTCTCTTAAAAGGAATGGCTTTTTTATTTTGAATAAAATACATATTTATTGGCCCCTAATACGCTGAAATTTCTCGTTAAACGTTGCATCCCCCTGCCAACGTTGCGTACTATTCCAATTACGTTGCGACTTTTCGCTAGAGCGTTGCATTCCTTCCATGAATATTAATCTACGATAAAAGACTTTCTTTCCCAAATCCGTTACGATAGAAGAATAGATTGAACTATTCAATAGAAAGAAGGATTGGCCATTGCGTACACTTGCTAACTTTATTACACGTGCCCATAAAGCAATTATCATTGCTTGGTTAGTTATTTTTGCTTTTATGGCTGTTTTTGCGATTCGCTTACCAAGTATGCTCGAAGGCGATGGGTTTCGGATGGATGGAGACCATGCCGATGTGATGAATATCGTCTCAGATACATTTGATATGCCTGTGGAAACAATGTTTGTTGTTTTCAATGACGTAACTGATAAAAAAATAGAAACAACGATAGATAAGATTGAAAAACTTAAACTCACATCTTCAATTGAATCCCCTTTAAATGATGATGCTTTACAAAGCGGGAATGTTGCTTATGCGATGCTTCACTTTGATGGCGATGCAGATAATATGCCGGAAGTTGTTACGGATATTCGCGAGGCGATTGGTGATGAAAAAGGAATTACGCTGACAGGTTCTTCTGCGATTTCCAAAGATATTAACGAGGCGAGTCAGCGAGATTTAATTACCGCGGAGGCGATTGGCCTTCCGATTGCGATACTTGTTTTACTTTTTGCATTCGGAACGGTTGTGGCTTCACTTGTTCCGTTAATGATTGGCATCGTCACCGTCGTTTCGTCTTTCGGGATTTTGACGATTTTAGGTGGACAAATTGATTTGTCGATCTTCATTTTAAATATTATTCCGATGCTTGGGCTGGCGCTCAGTATTGATTTTGCGTTGTTGTTCATTAGTCGTTATCGCGAGGAGCGTGCCCACTCGTCCATTCTTGAAGCTGTTCATATGACCATTCGTACAGCTGGGCGCTCTGTTATTTTCTCAGCATTTTGTGTATTTATTGGACTTGGGGCGATGCTGTTGATCCAAGTTGATTTATTCCAAAACATTGCCATTGGCGGCATGATTGTTGTGTCGATGGCGGTTCTCAGTTCGATTACATTGTTGCCTGCCGCATTAATTGCACTAGGCGATCGCATCGATAAGTGGCGCATTATAAAGGTGAATGAAAACGGCGCAAATCGTTGGCGTAAGTTTGCCAATCAAGTCATTAAGCGTCCTGTGGTGATTACGATTTTGGCGACTGTTTTACTTGCTATCGCTATGATTCCAGTGAAAAATATCGAGTTAACCATTCCACAAATCGATTCATTGCCGGAGTCATACGATTCTCGAGAAGCGTTCGAATTAATGGAGGACACTTTTAACCTCACAGACACTTCAACTGTCTATGTCATTGCTGACCGAAAAGACGGTTGGAAAGACGAAGACGGGTTGCAAGCGATAAAAGAGTTAGAGGAAACACTCGCGAACGATTCACTTGTTGATAAAGTAACAACCATTTTTACTGCAAGCGAAATTTCAACTGTAGACCAGTGGAATCAGGCGATGATGGTGCCTGAAATGGAAGCGAACTTGGCACCTTTACTAGAAACATTCGTTCAAAATGAAAAATTAATGATACCAGTCACGCTTGCCGCGGAAGGTGCTTCTGATACAGCACAAGAGTGGGTTCGTGAGTGGAGCGATAAAAAGACAGATTGGAACTTAAAGATTGGCGGACAACCAAAATTCAACCAGGAAATCTTTGATGAAATTTGGGATAAAATTGGCCTCGTGCTCGCAGTCATTATCGTGTCGACTTTCTTCATTTTAATGATTGCCTTCCGTTCACTTTTAATTCCAATTAAGGCAATTTTAATGAACGTCATTGGATTAGCGGCAACGTTCGGGATTCTTGTATATATTTTCCAATATGGTCATTTTGGAATTCCCGCAAGCACGATTGCATTGATTATTCCTGTGCTTGTGTTCAGTCTTGTGTTTGGATTGAGTATGGACTATGAGGTATTCTTAATTTCACGCATGCAGGAGGAATATGCAACTTCATTTAGCAATGACAAAGCGACTGTCGAAGGATTAGCCACGACAAGCAAGGTGATTACATCAGCCGCACTTATTATGATTGTGTTAACTGGCGCATTCGCGTTTACCGACGTTCTACCTGTGAAACAAATCGGTGTCGGAATTGCGATTGCGGT
This window of the Sporosarcina pasteurii genome carries:
- the fumC gene encoding class II fumarate hydratase; this encodes MDYRIEHDTFGEIKVPADKHWGAQTQRSKQNFKIGTEKMPLGVVRAFAHLKKSAAIASHSFGNISEAKMKAISAAAEEVIEGKLDDHFPLVVWQTGSGTQSNMNMNEVLAHRGNELLEEWGEEERLHPNDDINKSQSSNDTFPTALHVAGVLAVQDQLLPAIDKLKTTFAEKSAAFNDIIKIGRTHLQDATPITLGQEISGWHRMLEKTEKMIADSVESMKELAIGGTAVGTGLNAPAGFGDKVAAEISKAVGIEFTSASNKFHSLTSYDEVVYVHGAVKALAADIMKIANDVRWLASGPRSGIGEITIPENEPGSSIMPGKVNPTQSEAITMVVAQVMGNDAAIGFAASQGNFELNVFKPVIIYNFLQSVQLLSDSIISFNDNCAIGIEPNRETIDGLLKNSLMLVTALNPHIGYENAAKIAKTAHENGTTLKEAALATGLLTEEQFDEYVDPSKMIGNS
- a CDS encoding diphthine--ammonia ligase, which translates into the protein MTLINKPFVASWSGGKDSAMAYYRAFKTGAVPKKLWTMFEEDKKRSKSHALPIEVVQAQAEQLGVPLMISGADWAGYEEQFLSAMRSCVEAGISYGVFGDIDLEDHLEWVRKSCEKVGMTAIHPLWMEPPRKLLEEFIAVGFEAYVIVIDAKRVPAQFIGRKFTIELMDELEALGIDSCGESGEFHTVVVDGPIFQERVPIKFDEVIVQNNYHFMPVSLEV
- a CDS encoding response regulator transcription factor; protein product: MTSTSFVFQKGQYDLLLVDWMLPEMDGIAICRNVRLVSDMPIIMISARKEDADKVEGLDRGADDYLAKTFSLAELKARVTS
- a CDS encoding translation factor GTPase family protein; this encodes MYKTIGVLAHVDAGKTTFSEQLLYHTNSIRQRGRVDHQDTFLDTHDIEKSRGITVFADQAMFTYGDSMYTLIDTPGHVDFSPEMERAIQVMDYAIVIISAVDGVEGHTETVWQLLRKHRIPTFFFINKIDREGANVENVIQDIQVNLTADVYDFTSAFEEGVMQEGLVEFIAERNEALLDHYLEVGYDAALWLETLKTMITENQIFVCTSGSALKDISIVEFLALLDTLTETTYSDEGEFAAKVYKIRHDESGNRVTFLKSLSGILRVRDEVKYGEHADKITQIRLYNGSKYQAVDKAHAGTLFAVTGLTNTTIGDSIGALEANTTFELVPTLTSTVEYDASIHVKEVLKCFHMLDAEDPSLHVIWNEHFEEIHVHVMGAIQLEVLKQVVQERFGMEVHFGTPKILYKETVETTVIGYGHFEPLRHYAEVHLKIEPAERNSGISFENNCHADHLSVGYQNLIRQHIFEREHNGLLTGSGLTDVKITLLTGRAHNEHTSGGDFREATYRALRQGLEQAQNILLEPYYDFKIKVELDMMGRILSDIQQAHGTFQPPETIGNHTMITGKVPVATFMDYSQTFASITNGKGALSLKYSGYDVCHNADEVIDMIGYDKNADPEYTSTSIFCAKGKGYSVPWDQAKDAMHCL
- the sda gene encoding sporulation histidine kinase inhibitor Sda; the protein is MRHLSDSALIEAYQLARKLLLDIDFITLLEIEIKRRSL
- a CDS encoding ABC transporter permease — translated: MQFKDQVDFVRQHILKNKMRVFMTVLAATMGTAFLIVLASVGFGLHETLRDEMLSNRLVTEIQVYEGETSGAPSDKVEQFTQLAHVKTVLNQQRLGTNQMTKMGSFAGYHDLVVSDFAEEAKVGFELQEGRLPEKWNEVVVGSHFGQSLYEDVEVADGEEILTYTGKLIGEQFSYAIENADGEFAEEEIEFTIVGVGKNPTKEWEYDRRVFADDSVIPELEKIYTANTEQTNTTDLFYQNVFVYADKLENVSQVSTSIRDEGFYVYSISDELDQMDVFFLALKAGLIFVGTIAILIASIGIFNTMTMAVTERTREIGVMKAIGAKPKLIQRLFIMESAWIGVLGTVIAIILSYGVSMIANYLLPIIVMSALGEEDLEGLNITFSVIPWQLILIASAISIGVAVLSGWRPARKATKIDVIQALRQEL
- a CDS encoding ABC transporter ATP-binding protein, whose protein sequence is MIRVMNLSHSFKIGKKGKEKNIPVLKDIDFEVYKGEMVSIVGKSGSGKSTFLHILAGFMVPERGKILVNGIETSTFKEAESAAFRLENYGFIFQNFQLMPGLNAFENIELPLKLQGIHAEERKRKVEKLMNEVGLSHVADHYPNELSGGQQQRVSIARALITDPPIIFADEPTGSLDSETEQDVLLLIQSLNKTRGITFVMITHDEEVAQTAHRVYSMHDGQLMEGSAERAI